One window of Oreochromis niloticus isolate F11D_XX linkage group LG23, O_niloticus_UMD_NMBU, whole genome shotgun sequence genomic DNA carries:
- the podn gene encoding podocan isoform X4: MAFLKHSILHALSVLLLAWVLVQCQAPAEPEEEEEEEPTEETETATEVTKSEAEICPQDCSCTAEGVVDCPGVNLIEFPAKLSEKTRQLSLQNNKIEEITVEHISHLHQLETLNLQNNWLTSDGLEDEGFEMLEQLAYLYLANNKLTLAPKVLPPSLVSADFAANQLTRIFPYTFGHKPKLRSVYLHNNKLTDAGLPEHMFNASDNLEILTMSSNFLRVVPKNLPPTLYRLHLKRNKLEKIPAGAFDSLPNLRELYLQNNLLSNEGMDNETFSQLSSLECLDLSNNNLSVVPKGLPRSLVLLHLEKNDIRSIPGDALTSARNLEYLLLHNNKLRSRSIHPAAFQGLKKLHTLHMHNNLLERVPRGLPRRAKTLMLLHNSISEIGRNDLTLLYTLIELNLSYNKLTSPKMHREAFRKLRLLETLDLSGNSLTSMPRGLPRSLHVLEIKNNLINSIPDGTLTKMEKLRKLILSDNQLKLNSVYQGAWMELTALTTLDLSGNLMTHIPADLPESLEYIYLQNNRISSIHGSAFEGTPNIKGIFLRFNPLSVDAVDESSFKYLSNLQVLDTGAGNPDLPIQKEEIEEEQD; this comes from the exons ATGGCCTTTCTCAAGCATTCCATCCTGCACGCCCTGAGTGTGCTGCTCTTGGCCTGGGTGTTGGTGCAATGCCAGGCCCCTGCTGAaccagaggaagaggaggaggaagagccaacAGAGGAAACAGAAACTGCAACAGAGGTGACGAAATCTGAGGCGGAGATCTGTCCGCAGGATTGCAGCTGTACAGCAGAGGGGGTAGTGGACTGCCCCGGAGTCAACCTCATCGAGTTCCCCGCTAAGCTGTCGGAAAAAACCCGCCAGCTCTCTCTACAG AACAACAAGATCGAGGAGATAACGGTCGAGCATATTTCCCATCTGCATCAGCTTGAGACTCTTAATCTTCAGAATAACTGGCTCACCTCAGATG GCCTTGAAGATGAAGGGTTTGAGATGCTTGAACAACTGGCTTATTTATACTTGGCAAATAACAAG CTCACCTTAGCACCAAAGGTCCTGCCCCCCTCTTTGGTCAGTGCTGACTTCGCTGCTAATCAGCTTACAAGGATCTTTCCATATACATTTGGTCATAAGCCAAAACTGAG GTCTGTGTATCTCCATAACAACAAGCTGACTGATGCAGGTCTCCCTGAACATATGTTCAATGCCTCTGACAACCTGGAGATCCTAACCATGTCTAGCAACTTCTTGAGGGTTGTTCCCAAGAACCTGCCTCCGACTCTTTACCGTCTTCATCTGAAG AGAAACAAGCTGGAGAAAATCCCAGCAGGAGCTTTTGACAGCTTGCCCAATCTCAGAGAATTATATCTTCAGAACAACCTTCTCAGCAATGAGGGCATGGACAATGAGACTTTCAG CCAACTCAGCAGCCTTGAGTGTTTGGATTTGTCAAATAACAACCTCAGCGTTGTCCCAAAGGGTCTCCCTCGCAGTCTTGTGCTGCTACACTTGGAGAAGAACGACATCCGCAGTATCCCTGGAGATGCTCTAACGTCAGCCCGAAATCTTGAATACCTGCTCCTCCACAATAACAAACTTCGTTCCCGTTCTATCCACCCAGCTGCCTTCCAG GGCTTGAAAAAGCTGCACACTCTTCACATGCACAACAATTTGCTGGAGCGCGTTCCCAGAGGCTTGCCTCGGCGAGCAAAGACCTTAATGCTGCTCCATAACTCTATTTCTGAAATTGGCCGCAACGACTTAACCTTGTTGTACACGCTGATAGAACTCAACCTCAGCTACAATAAGCTCACCAGCCCCAAGATGCACCGTGAGGCTTTTAGGAAGCTACGTCTGCTGGAAACCCTGGACCTGTCGGGGAACAGCCTTACCTCAATGCCCAGGGGTCTTCCTCGCAGTCTGCACGTGCTCGAAATCAAGAACAACCTGATCAACTCTATACCAGATGGTACGCTGACAAAGATGGAGAAGTTACGAAAGCTGATCCTGAGTGATAACCAGCTGAAACTGAACTCAGTCTACCAGGGAGCCTGGATGGAGCTCACTGCGCTCACA acGCTGGACCTGTCTGGCAACCTAATGACACACATCCCCGCTGACTTACCCGAGTCTCTGGAATACATTTACCTGCAAAATAACCGCATCTCCAGTATTCATGGTTCAGCTTTTGAAGGCACTCCCAACATCAAAGGCATCTTCCTCCG
- the podn gene encoding podocan isoform X1, with the protein MFFLCISAAPVSCNRGCKQLRNYTAVLHTEVIHLGSVRLPVVSHQEELCSVQETYREMAFLKHSILHALSVLLLAWVLVQCQAPAEPEEEEEEEPTEETETATEVTKSEAEICPQDCSCTAEGVVDCPGVNLIEFPAKLSEKTRQLSLQNNKIEEITVEHISHLHQLETLNLQNNWLTSDGLEDEGFEMLEQLAYLYLANNKLTLAPKVLPPSLVSADFAANQLTRIFPYTFGHKPKLRSVYLHNNKLTDAGLPEHMFNASDNLEILTMSSNFLRVVPKNLPPTLYRLHLKRNKLEKIPAGAFDSLPNLRELYLQNNLLSNEGMDNETFSQLSSLECLDLSNNNLSVVPKGLPRSLVLLHLEKNDIRSIPGDALTSARNLEYLLLHNNKLRSRSIHPAAFQGLKKLHTLHMHNNLLERVPRGLPRRAKTLMLLHNSISEIGRNDLTLLYTLIELNLSYNKLTSPKMHREAFRKLRLLETLDLSGNSLTSMPRGLPRSLHVLEIKNNLINSIPDGTLTKMEKLRKLILSDNQLKLNSVYQGAWMELTALTTLDLSGNLMTHIPADLPESLEYIYLQNNRISSIHGSAFEGTPNIKGIFLRFNPLSVDAVDESSFKYLSNLQVLDTGAGNPDLPIQKEEIEEEQD; encoded by the exons ATGTTCTTTTTATGCATTTCAGCAGCCCCTGTGTCCTGCAACAGAGGCTGCAAACAGCTGCGCAATTATACAGCTGTTTTACACACTGAAG TCATTCATTTAGGATCAGTCAGGTTGCCAGTTGTCTCTCACCAGGAAGAACTGTGTTCAGTACAGGAAACATACA GAGAGATGGCCTTTCTCAAGCATTCCATCCTGCACGCCCTGAGTGTGCTGCTCTTGGCCTGGGTGTTGGTGCAATGCCAGGCCCCTGCTGAaccagaggaagaggaggaggaagagccaacAGAGGAAACAGAAACTGCAACAGAGGTGACGAAATCTGAGGCGGAGATCTGTCCGCAGGATTGCAGCTGTACAGCAGAGGGGGTAGTGGACTGCCCCGGAGTCAACCTCATCGAGTTCCCCGCTAAGCTGTCGGAAAAAACCCGCCAGCTCTCTCTACAG AACAACAAGATCGAGGAGATAACGGTCGAGCATATTTCCCATCTGCATCAGCTTGAGACTCTTAATCTTCAGAATAACTGGCTCACCTCAGATG GCCTTGAAGATGAAGGGTTTGAGATGCTTGAACAACTGGCTTATTTATACTTGGCAAATAACAAG CTCACCTTAGCACCAAAGGTCCTGCCCCCCTCTTTGGTCAGTGCTGACTTCGCTGCTAATCAGCTTACAAGGATCTTTCCATATACATTTGGTCATAAGCCAAAACTGAG GTCTGTGTATCTCCATAACAACAAGCTGACTGATGCAGGTCTCCCTGAACATATGTTCAATGCCTCTGACAACCTGGAGATCCTAACCATGTCTAGCAACTTCTTGAGGGTTGTTCCCAAGAACCTGCCTCCGACTCTTTACCGTCTTCATCTGAAG AGAAACAAGCTGGAGAAAATCCCAGCAGGAGCTTTTGACAGCTTGCCCAATCTCAGAGAATTATATCTTCAGAACAACCTTCTCAGCAATGAGGGCATGGACAATGAGACTTTCAG CCAACTCAGCAGCCTTGAGTGTTTGGATTTGTCAAATAACAACCTCAGCGTTGTCCCAAAGGGTCTCCCTCGCAGTCTTGTGCTGCTACACTTGGAGAAGAACGACATCCGCAGTATCCCTGGAGATGCTCTAACGTCAGCCCGAAATCTTGAATACCTGCTCCTCCACAATAACAAACTTCGTTCCCGTTCTATCCACCCAGCTGCCTTCCAG GGCTTGAAAAAGCTGCACACTCTTCACATGCACAACAATTTGCTGGAGCGCGTTCCCAGAGGCTTGCCTCGGCGAGCAAAGACCTTAATGCTGCTCCATAACTCTATTTCTGAAATTGGCCGCAACGACTTAACCTTGTTGTACACGCTGATAGAACTCAACCTCAGCTACAATAAGCTCACCAGCCCCAAGATGCACCGTGAGGCTTTTAGGAAGCTACGTCTGCTGGAAACCCTGGACCTGTCGGGGAACAGCCTTACCTCAATGCCCAGGGGTCTTCCTCGCAGTCTGCACGTGCTCGAAATCAAGAACAACCTGATCAACTCTATACCAGATGGTACGCTGACAAAGATGGAGAAGTTACGAAAGCTGATCCTGAGTGATAACCAGCTGAAACTGAACTCAGTCTACCAGGGAGCCTGGATGGAGCTCACTGCGCTCACA acGCTGGACCTGTCTGGCAACCTAATGACACACATCCCCGCTGACTTACCCGAGTCTCTGGAATACATTTACCTGCAAAATAACCGCATCTCCAGTATTCATGGTTCAGCTTTTGAAGGCACTCCCAACATCAAAGGCATCTTCCTCCG
- the podn gene encoding podocan isoform X2 has product MFFLCISAAPVSCNRGCKQLRNYTAVLHTEGEMAFLKHSILHALSVLLLAWVLVQCQAPAEPEEEEEEEPTEETETATEVTKSEAEICPQDCSCTAEGVVDCPGVNLIEFPAKLSEKTRQLSLQNNKIEEITVEHISHLHQLETLNLQNNWLTSDGLEDEGFEMLEQLAYLYLANNKLTLAPKVLPPSLVSADFAANQLTRIFPYTFGHKPKLRSVYLHNNKLTDAGLPEHMFNASDNLEILTMSSNFLRVVPKNLPPTLYRLHLKRNKLEKIPAGAFDSLPNLRELYLQNNLLSNEGMDNETFSQLSSLECLDLSNNNLSVVPKGLPRSLVLLHLEKNDIRSIPGDALTSARNLEYLLLHNNKLRSRSIHPAAFQGLKKLHTLHMHNNLLERVPRGLPRRAKTLMLLHNSISEIGRNDLTLLYTLIELNLSYNKLTSPKMHREAFRKLRLLETLDLSGNSLTSMPRGLPRSLHVLEIKNNLINSIPDGTLTKMEKLRKLILSDNQLKLNSVYQGAWMELTALTTLDLSGNLMTHIPADLPESLEYIYLQNNRISSIHGSAFEGTPNIKGIFLRFNPLSVDAVDESSFKYLSNLQVLDTGAGNPDLPIQKEEIEEEQD; this is encoded by the exons ATGTTCTTTTTATGCATTTCAGCAGCCCCTGTGTCCTGCAACAGAGGCTGCAAACAGCTGCGCAATTATACAGCTGTTTTACACACTGAAG GAGAGATGGCCTTTCTCAAGCATTCCATCCTGCACGCCCTGAGTGTGCTGCTCTTGGCCTGGGTGTTGGTGCAATGCCAGGCCCCTGCTGAaccagaggaagaggaggaggaagagccaacAGAGGAAACAGAAACTGCAACAGAGGTGACGAAATCTGAGGCGGAGATCTGTCCGCAGGATTGCAGCTGTACAGCAGAGGGGGTAGTGGACTGCCCCGGAGTCAACCTCATCGAGTTCCCCGCTAAGCTGTCGGAAAAAACCCGCCAGCTCTCTCTACAG AACAACAAGATCGAGGAGATAACGGTCGAGCATATTTCCCATCTGCATCAGCTTGAGACTCTTAATCTTCAGAATAACTGGCTCACCTCAGATG GCCTTGAAGATGAAGGGTTTGAGATGCTTGAACAACTGGCTTATTTATACTTGGCAAATAACAAG CTCACCTTAGCACCAAAGGTCCTGCCCCCCTCTTTGGTCAGTGCTGACTTCGCTGCTAATCAGCTTACAAGGATCTTTCCATATACATTTGGTCATAAGCCAAAACTGAG GTCTGTGTATCTCCATAACAACAAGCTGACTGATGCAGGTCTCCCTGAACATATGTTCAATGCCTCTGACAACCTGGAGATCCTAACCATGTCTAGCAACTTCTTGAGGGTTGTTCCCAAGAACCTGCCTCCGACTCTTTACCGTCTTCATCTGAAG AGAAACAAGCTGGAGAAAATCCCAGCAGGAGCTTTTGACAGCTTGCCCAATCTCAGAGAATTATATCTTCAGAACAACCTTCTCAGCAATGAGGGCATGGACAATGAGACTTTCAG CCAACTCAGCAGCCTTGAGTGTTTGGATTTGTCAAATAACAACCTCAGCGTTGTCCCAAAGGGTCTCCCTCGCAGTCTTGTGCTGCTACACTTGGAGAAGAACGACATCCGCAGTATCCCTGGAGATGCTCTAACGTCAGCCCGAAATCTTGAATACCTGCTCCTCCACAATAACAAACTTCGTTCCCGTTCTATCCACCCAGCTGCCTTCCAG GGCTTGAAAAAGCTGCACACTCTTCACATGCACAACAATTTGCTGGAGCGCGTTCCCAGAGGCTTGCCTCGGCGAGCAAAGACCTTAATGCTGCTCCATAACTCTATTTCTGAAATTGGCCGCAACGACTTAACCTTGTTGTACACGCTGATAGAACTCAACCTCAGCTACAATAAGCTCACCAGCCCCAAGATGCACCGTGAGGCTTTTAGGAAGCTACGTCTGCTGGAAACCCTGGACCTGTCGGGGAACAGCCTTACCTCAATGCCCAGGGGTCTTCCTCGCAGTCTGCACGTGCTCGAAATCAAGAACAACCTGATCAACTCTATACCAGATGGTACGCTGACAAAGATGGAGAAGTTACGAAAGCTGATCCTGAGTGATAACCAGCTGAAACTGAACTCAGTCTACCAGGGAGCCTGGATGGAGCTCACTGCGCTCACA acGCTGGACCTGTCTGGCAACCTAATGACACACATCCCCGCTGACTTACCCGAGTCTCTGGAATACATTTACCTGCAAAATAACCGCATCTCCAGTATTCATGGTTCAGCTTTTGAAGGCACTCCCAACATCAAAGGCATCTTCCTCCG
- the podn gene encoding podocan isoform X3 codes for MFFLCISAAPVSCNRGCKQLRNYTAVLHTEVIHLGSVRLPVVSHQEELCSVQETYREMAFLKHSILHALSVLLLAWVLVQCQAPAEPEEEEEEEPTEETETATEVTKSEAEICPQDCSCTAEGVVDCPGVNLIEFPAKLSEKTRQLSLQNNKIEEITVEHISHLHQLETLNLQNNWLTSDGLEDEGFEMLEQLAYLYLANNKLTLAPKVLPPSLVSADFAANQLTRIFPYTFGHKPKLRSVYLHNNKLTDAGLPEHMFNASDNLEILTMSSNFLRVVPKNLPPTLYRLHLKRNKLEKIPAGAFDSLPNLRELYLQNNLLSNEGMDNETFSQLSSLECLDLSNNNLSVVPKGLPRSLVLLHLEKNDIRSIPGDALTSARNLEYLLLHNNKLRSRSIHPAAFQGLKKLHTLHMHNNLLERVPRGLPRRAKTLMLLHNSISEIGRNDLTLLYTLIELNLSYNKLTSPKMHREAFRKLRLLETLDLSGNSLTSMPRGLPRSLHVLEIKNNLINSIPDGTLTKMEKLRKLILSDNQLKLNSVYQGAWMELTALTTLDLSGNLMTHIPADLPESLEYIYLQNNRISSIHGSAFEGTPNIKGIFLRVQANTHEPCS; via the exons ATGTTCTTTTTATGCATTTCAGCAGCCCCTGTGTCCTGCAACAGAGGCTGCAAACAGCTGCGCAATTATACAGCTGTTTTACACACTGAAG TCATTCATTTAGGATCAGTCAGGTTGCCAGTTGTCTCTCACCAGGAAGAACTGTGTTCAGTACAGGAAACATACA GAGAGATGGCCTTTCTCAAGCATTCCATCCTGCACGCCCTGAGTGTGCTGCTCTTGGCCTGGGTGTTGGTGCAATGCCAGGCCCCTGCTGAaccagaggaagaggaggaggaagagccaacAGAGGAAACAGAAACTGCAACAGAGGTGACGAAATCTGAGGCGGAGATCTGTCCGCAGGATTGCAGCTGTACAGCAGAGGGGGTAGTGGACTGCCCCGGAGTCAACCTCATCGAGTTCCCCGCTAAGCTGTCGGAAAAAACCCGCCAGCTCTCTCTACAG AACAACAAGATCGAGGAGATAACGGTCGAGCATATTTCCCATCTGCATCAGCTTGAGACTCTTAATCTTCAGAATAACTGGCTCACCTCAGATG GCCTTGAAGATGAAGGGTTTGAGATGCTTGAACAACTGGCTTATTTATACTTGGCAAATAACAAG CTCACCTTAGCACCAAAGGTCCTGCCCCCCTCTTTGGTCAGTGCTGACTTCGCTGCTAATCAGCTTACAAGGATCTTTCCATATACATTTGGTCATAAGCCAAAACTGAG GTCTGTGTATCTCCATAACAACAAGCTGACTGATGCAGGTCTCCCTGAACATATGTTCAATGCCTCTGACAACCTGGAGATCCTAACCATGTCTAGCAACTTCTTGAGGGTTGTTCCCAAGAACCTGCCTCCGACTCTTTACCGTCTTCATCTGAAG AGAAACAAGCTGGAGAAAATCCCAGCAGGAGCTTTTGACAGCTTGCCCAATCTCAGAGAATTATATCTTCAGAACAACCTTCTCAGCAATGAGGGCATGGACAATGAGACTTTCAG CCAACTCAGCAGCCTTGAGTGTTTGGATTTGTCAAATAACAACCTCAGCGTTGTCCCAAAGGGTCTCCCTCGCAGTCTTGTGCTGCTACACTTGGAGAAGAACGACATCCGCAGTATCCCTGGAGATGCTCTAACGTCAGCCCGAAATCTTGAATACCTGCTCCTCCACAATAACAAACTTCGTTCCCGTTCTATCCACCCAGCTGCCTTCCAG GGCTTGAAAAAGCTGCACACTCTTCACATGCACAACAATTTGCTGGAGCGCGTTCCCAGAGGCTTGCCTCGGCGAGCAAAGACCTTAATGCTGCTCCATAACTCTATTTCTGAAATTGGCCGCAACGACTTAACCTTGTTGTACACGCTGATAGAACTCAACCTCAGCTACAATAAGCTCACCAGCCCCAAGATGCACCGTGAGGCTTTTAGGAAGCTACGTCTGCTGGAAACCCTGGACCTGTCGGGGAACAGCCTTACCTCAATGCCCAGGGGTCTTCCTCGCAGTCTGCACGTGCTCGAAATCAAGAACAACCTGATCAACTCTATACCAGATGGTACGCTGACAAAGATGGAGAAGTTACGAAAGCTGATCCTGAGTGATAACCAGCTGAAACTGAACTCAGTCTACCAGGGAGCCTGGATGGAGCTCACTGCGCTCACA acGCTGGACCTGTCTGGCAACCTAATGACACACATCCCCGCTGACTTACCCGAGTCTCTGGAATACATTTACCTGCAAAATAACCGCATCTCCAGTATTCATGGTTCAGCTTTTGAAGGCACTCCCAACATCAAAGGCATCTTCCTCCG